One Ranitomeya variabilis isolate aRanVar5 chromosome 5, aRanVar5.hap1, whole genome shotgun sequence DNA window includes the following coding sequences:
- the LOC143773865 gene encoding uncharacterized protein LOC143773865 isoform X1, with translation MSSCLLFAAICSIGNNFCIQFLQASSSEGEGSQREQRARGRRVASGRRVSQRDQGDRGIDVDLLISSIQERGPLWDSRDPRHMDQVVLRRLWVEVAKSLCDGFESASSSDKSNFVKKLRTRWQSMKDRFNKGIRAEEEQSRSGAAAAKSVPYKYHRALQFLRPVLGRRQTHGSTLERARPAGADLHESPSDPSQPSHSDSRLAPPSGEPAAGPSGVPLPEASGAPSFGNSRQRQRASDRPAMPEFLHLSTVFQNCFKALTDKMDTRLSNIDQRLENMESELSSPAKHFLVPLLRAWWNTLRRNSRFR, from the exons atgtccagttgcttactattcgctgccatttgtagcattggcaataatttttgtatacaatttttacaggcttcttcaagtgagggggaaggcagtcagcgggagcagagagctcggggccGACGTGTGGCGTCAGGACGGcga gtttcacaacgggaccaaggagatcgtgggatagatgtggacctcctgatctccagcatccaggagcgtggcccgttgtgggacagccgtgacccccggcacatggaccaggtggtgttgcggcgtttgtgggttgaggtggcaaagtcgctgtgtgatggctttgaaagcgcttcaagcagtgacaaaagcaactttg ttaaaaagttgaggaccagatggcaatccatgaaggaccgtttcaataaggggatccgtgctgaggaggagcaatctcggagtggtgctgctgcggccaagtctgtgccctacaaataccacagggcattacagttcttaagaccggtccttggccgccgaca gacacacggcagcaccctcgagcgagctcgccccgcaggagcggaccttcatgaatcgccatctgacccgtcacagccctcccacagcgacagcaggcttgcaccaccatctggagaaccggcagccggtccatcaggtgttcccctgcccgaggcctctggcgctccttcgttcgggaattcccgacagcgccagcgggcctcggacaggccagccatgcccgaatttttgcatttgagcacggttttccagaactgtttcaaggcgttgaccgataaaatggacactcgtctgtccaatatcgaccagcgccttgaaaatatggaatccgagctctcgagcccggccaaacattttttagtaccattgctaagggcatggtggaacaccttacgccggaactccagatttcggtga
- the LOC143773865 gene encoding uncharacterized protein LOC143773865 isoform X2, with protein sequence MDQVVLRRLWVEVAKSLCDGFESASSSDKSNFVKKLRTRWQSMKDRFNKGIRAEEEQSRSGAAAAKSVPYKYHRALQFLRPVLGRRQTHGSTLERARPAGADLHESPSDPSQPSHSDSRLAPPSGEPAAGPSGVPLPEASGAPSFGNSRQRQRASDRPAMPEFLHLSTVFQNCFKALTDKMDTRLSNIDQRLENMESELSSPAKHFLVPLLRAWWNTLRRNSRFR encoded by the exons atggaccaggtggtgttgcggcgtttgtgggttgaggtggcaaagtcgctgtgtgatggctttgaaagcgcttcaagcagtgacaaaagcaactttg ttaaaaagttgaggaccagatggcaatccatgaaggaccgtttcaataaggggatccgtgctgaggaggagcaatctcggagtggtgctgctgcggccaagtctgtgccctacaaataccacagggcattacagttcttaagaccggtccttggccgccgaca gacacacggcagcaccctcgagcgagctcgccccgcaggagcggaccttcatgaatcgccatctgacccgtcacagccctcccacagcgacagcaggcttgcaccaccatctggagaaccggcagccggtccatcaggtgttcccctgcccgaggcctctggcgctccttcgttcgggaattcccgacagcgccagcgggcctcggacaggccagccatgcccgaatttttgcatttgagcacggttttccagaactgtttcaaggcgttgaccgataaaatggacactcgtctgtccaatatcgaccagcgccttgaaaatatggaatccgagctctcgagcccggccaaacattttttagtaccattgctaagggcatggtggaacaccttacgccggaactccagatttcggtga